The sequence GGCCGAAGCTCCGGCGGAATGCGCACGTCTACGTACAACGAGCAGATACCCGGGTGGTAGTTGGGCCGGTAGGGAGCGCCTCCCTGCACCGAGCCGAGATTGACCTTGGGAATGATCGGGCCGTTGGCCGACTGGTACACGTGGTTGGCCTCGAACTCCTCGGCCCACGCGTCCACCGCCTGCACCACCTTGGCCATCTTCAGCACGGCGTTGTGCTCCTCGGGCGGCTCCTGCTTCCGGGTAACGCCCCAGGCGGCATGGGGATTGCCGAAGGTGTCGATCTTGAACTGGGCCACGCCGGACTGGGTCCAGATGATGGACAAGGCCGAACGGTCGGCCACGATGGCGTAATCGGACTGGACCCCGTAGGTCAGCAGGTGCCGGGTGCCGGTGCCTTCGCCGCGATACAATCCCGACTGGTACGGCCCGATGGGGGTGCGGGAGATCTCGCCCGCCACCGCCGCGAGGATCAGGTCCCCCTTGATGGCGACGCCGCTCTTCTTGAGCGCCTTGCCCGCCACCATGAACGCCGCCAGACCCGACTTCATGTTGGACGCGGCCAGGCCGAACACCTTGCCGTCGCGGATGGCGCCGCGCAGTTCGCTCTGGGGCTCGAGCTCCCGGCACAGCATGAGGTCGTCCTCCTGCCCGGTGAAGCTCGTGTCCATGTGGCCGTTGATCATCAGCGACACGCCGCCGCCCGTGCCCTGGAGCACGCCCACCGC is a genomic window of Deltaproteobacteria bacterium containing:
- a CDS encoding M20/M25/M40 family metallo-hydrolase — its product is MDNDARERILQHIDGQELAELTRDLVDILSPTGSEKEIGEFILDWYRANGLKPIRQEIDPNRVNAVGVLQGTGGGVSLMINGHMDTSFTGQEDDLMLCRELEPQSELRGAIRDGKVFGLAASNMKSGLAAFMVAGKALKKSGVAIKGDLILAAVAGEISRTPIGPYQSGLYRGEGTGTRHLLTYGVQSDYAIVADRSALSIIWTQSGVAQFKIDTFGNPHAAWGVTRKQEPPEEHNAVLKMAKVVQAVDAWAEEFEANHVYQSANGPIIPKVNLGSVQGGAPYRPNYHPGICSLYVDVRIPPELRPLEVQRQLRAVMDATGYEYDIEMYTSKMGYEAKGIEPVVEVIEDTHQELFNEKTTPANTFRSSIWTDTNIYNEMGIPACKFGLGGGRFTTRSEQIDIDEIVRAAKIYALSAATICNWAR